The following nucleotide sequence is from Photobacterium gaetbulicola Gung47.
CCGCTGTAGTCGTAGTTATCACTCAAACATCCTGTTAGTGCGACAGCCGAAGTTATTAATAAAGCTAAGGAGGATTTCTTATAAGTCATTGTAGGGAGCCTTTTTCTTAATATTAGGGATACAGATTTAGCCTTTTTTCGAGGCATTGAAGCGGCGCAGATCATCACGGCTTATTACTTTGAATAGGCCTGACTGGTAAGTCGTCCAATATGGCTTGCGCGCTTCACGGAAAGCATCTGTACCGCGGCCGTGTTCTTGGATAAGTTTTGCATTTGCTTTTGCCATATCCGCTTTTAGCTGCTTAATTTTGTCGGCATCACCTTGACTAAGTTCTAAGAAAACTTGCATCTCATGGACTTCGGTGGAGATTCGCTTTTGATCTCTTGGAGCAAGGTCATTGTATGCAAGGGCTTGGCTTGAAATAAGCATTAACAGTGCAGTAGAGCAGGTAGCAATCATTTTTTTCATAGCGGAATCTCCAAGAAAACCTGTGTCATAAAAACGTTTCAACTAAATGTTGAGTGAAACATACATAAGATATTTAAACGGTTCAATCATCAGCCCCTCAACAAGAAAAAAATATTAAGTTTTTTAATGAATTTTGTGATGTAACGCTTGTTAAAGCCTGTTGGTTAACCATTTTTAGTCAGGGGGAAATGGTGAATATGCTCAGGTTTTCATTTTGCGTTCTTTTTGTCCCAAAAATAAACCAATATACAAGTCACTAAAAAGGTGCTGGTGTAAGTTGTTGATTTAAGTGGGTTTTAGTCGTGGGTGTAAAATTTTGCGTGTGATTTGGTTCATATTGTGTGAATTTAAATTGCTCTATAAAATTCATCAATTGGATGCAAAAATCAACAAAATTAGATACTTATAACCTGTTTTTGCTGTTTGTCGTGTTGATTGACTTCCTAGTCGAAACGTTTATCTTTGTTGATATCAATTAGATGATTGAAGATTACGAATTTTGTTACTTATTTAAAAACTTCAGTCATCAATTACAAATACCAGCGAGTTATAATTATCTGATACGTAAGCAGGGTTAAAATGAATAAGAAATTGATATTAAGCATAGGGACATTATTGCTTTCAGGGGGAGCTTGGGCTTCTCAAACAGACTCAGGTTCTTTCCAGATTGATATGGACGGTGATGTCGATACAATTCAAGTGCGTGCAGATTCAAATCCGAATCTAAGACGAACTAACTTTTTTACTGGTCTAAATTATAACGAAGCCGTATTTGAACGCGCGCCAAAACGTAGCAATGTCCGCTTGGTTTATTTAGATGGTTCGACACGAATCAATGAGCACTGGCGTATCAGGCATGTCCTTTCAGAAGCTTGGCTCACTGAAGGTAAAAATCAAGAGCGTACCGACGGTCGCGTTAACTTTACCATTGCCCCTCGCTATGAGCACTGGGTTAGTCCAAAGGTAAGCTGGTTCGCAGAGCCTGTGTATATCCGTGGTGTTGAAGCGTCCAATGGACTTGCAACGCAAGAACTTAAATTAAAACCAGGCGTACAGCTGACCTTTGGCCAGCACTTCATCTCTACCACCGGTGATTACCAGTTTAAGTGGCGTGAGCGATACAACCGTGAAGATAATGATAATTGGCAGGCCTATTCTGCAGATGTCAATTATGTTTACCGATATAGCCCACAATTTAACTTTGGTATTAGTGGAACATACAGCGGAACTGTTGACAACTCTGATTACGAATTTCGTCGCAAGAACTACAATGTGAAACCTTTTGTTCGTTTACGTCACTACTACGATATCACGACTGAGGTTAACACTACATTTGGTCGTGAAGAAAGTGGCCAGCACTGGGTGGGTTATGATTATGCATCCATCAGTATAAACAACAACAAACGAATCACTCGAAATCTTCGTTTCGTTGCTAACGCTCAGTATAAAGAAGGCAAGCGTAATGGACCTCCAGCTGGAGTTACTGACTGGAGTGGTGGTGATAAGGAAGAATTACAATTCCGTGTTGGTTTCAACATCACATTGTAAATGAATTATCAAAAGGGGCTTCGGCCCCTTTTTTTACTGTATTATATTTTTCGGGAAGTATTTGAATTAAATACTTTTCCTAAACTTGTTGTTGGCTGGTTATTTTCAGACTCCTGCTAGCGATAACTTTCCTGAATTATTTTGATACCATTCTTAACCTTTTTAATACATCTATAATTAACGCGTTGCTTATCCATTCCTACCACGAAGAAAGCACCCTTCTAAACGCCCCGGTTGTACGAGAATGCTAGGCTACTCACATTATTAGAAGCATAACCGGTGTAAGATTGTTGAAACGTTTATATTGGTGGTTGGCGCATGTGATTGCATTGGTAGGTAACGATCTGTTGGCTTGTCCGTTGCGCTTGTTTCTCTACTTTGCATCGATCACCATCATCCATTGAAGACAGGTTATAAGTTACGATGAACCTTCGATATTCCAAAATTTTTAAGAATCTTACCATGCTAATGGCGGCATCTTCAGTGATAGCGCCAGTTGCAGTGGCAGAGCCGGTTTCGACTGAGCAGCCCAATATTATCTTTATCTTCTCCGACGATCACGCCAACCGGGCAATCAGTGCCTATGGATCTGATCTGGTGAAAACACCAAATATTGACCGAATTGCTAACGAAGGTGCGATTTTCGAAAACACCTTTGTGGGGAATTCGATATGCCAACCGAGCCGTGCTTCGGTGATGACGGGCAAGCATTCACATAAAAACGGTGTAACCGATAACTCGGCGCGTTGGAACCCGAACCAAGTTGCGTTCCCTAAACTGCTGGAACAAGCGGGTTATGACACAGCGCTAATCGGTAAGTGGCACATGGCTCCGACACCGGTCAATGAGTTCGGTTATTCGATTGTACTCAGTGGTTCAGGGCGACAGGGGACTTACTATCAACCGGAATTCGTTGATCAAAAGGGCAAAAAAACCGTGGTTGAAGGCTACTCGGCCGATGTCATCACAGACATGTCTCTTGACTGGATGAAACAACATGCAGATTCAGACAAACCATTCTTAATTAAGATCCAATACAAAGCACCACACACGCCACGCCGCCCAGCACTGAGGCACTTGACCACATTTAAAGACCATGTATTCCCTGAGCCGGCAACTTTGCATGATGACTACAATACCCGAGGTGACCATGCCCAGCGCGCCTGGATGCAGCTCTACGGCATGGGGCCTGTTGGGATTAATGCATTCCCACCGGCGGCAACAACACCAGAGCGGGCAAAAGTGCGAGAAGACTGGCTGGCCAGTATGAATCCTAGAGAGCGAAAAACGCACGAGCAGTGGATGGAGCGAATGAATCAGGAGCAGCGTGATGCCTGGCATGCTGCTTATGATGACATTAACGTTGAATACTGGGAGATGCAAAAAGATCCTAAGTATGCAAGAAGGAGAGGGAACCTTACCACCGAGCAAAAAGCGGATCGCCTAAGTTACATGTATCAGCGTTTTATGCGTGATTACGCAGCAACGGTGTTGGGTATTGATGAAAACGTCGGCCGCGTGCTGGATTATGTCGATCAGGCAGGTATTGCCGACAATACCATTGTGGTTTATAGCTCGGATCAAAGCTTCTTCATCGGTGAGCACGGTTGGGCCGAAAAACGCTACATGTACGAAGAAGGGATGAAAATGCCGTTCTTGATCCGCTGGCCTGGACACATTGAGGCGGGTCTCCGACCAGACGCGATGATCCAGAATATCGACTTTGCCCCGACTTTCCTTGAGTCTGCCGGTGTCGATATTCCGCAAGAGATGCAGGGCAAGTCCTTTAAAGCTTTGCTTGAGGGTAAGGTGTCTGATGAGCAGTGGCATAAAGAGCGTCCGGCTGTGTACTACCATTACTACATGCATGGTGCCCATAATGTACCAAGACATGATGGGGTCAGAACGGAGCGTTATAAGTTGATTGACTTCTATTCACAAAACGGCGGTAAAGGTGAATTCGAACTTTACGATTTAGAAACTGATCCTTATGAAGTAAATAATGTCTATGCCGATCCAAAGTATGCAGAAGTTCGCGAAATGATGCATGGCCAGTTGAAAGAAGCTCGAAATAACTATGAGGTTCCTGACGATGTATTTGAAGTGCCATATGTGTACATGAACCGTAAAGAACGTCGTGAGCTTGGCCTGATAAAGTAGTAACTATCTGTTTTTAAATGATATAAATTTAGGCCTGCCTTGTTTAAGGGCAGGCCTTTGTTATTTACAAACTGCTACAATTAAATCGCGTGACCTATCGCACAGTCTACCGCCACTCCATTTGAATAAGCTGTCGAAACGTTTATATTTAAAGGCAGAAAATACGTTAGCGTATACCTTTTAAAGATGAAGGAATCGAAATGAAAAAGAAGTTAGCTGCGCTGCTGATTGGTACAATGCTCCTGCCGGGGATGGCATTCGCGCAAACGGCGGCAAATGACACCGTTATCAGTGAAACAGTGAAAAGCGATCAAGAAATTATTGATAGCCTTTACCGTGGTGGTTATGCGTACTGGCAACAACTACGAAATGAGAATGGCACCTATGAAGACAAGCTATTCCTCAACGGTGACCGCAGCTATGTAGGCTCCATTGCCAACTCTGGTATGGGGTTGATTGCGCTAACGATTGGTCATGCTAATGGCTGGGAGCCAGAAGCCGAGCAACTTGCGTTGGTGACACTGCGCAAGCTAGCGGGGCGTGACCCAAATTTCGCGGTACCGCAGAATGCAACCAATACGTTTATTCATTTCTATAATACCAAGACCGGTGAAGCGGTCGGTGATGACTGGAGTCCGGTTGACAGTGCCATCATGATTTATGGTGCGCTGTTTGTTAAAAACTACTTCAGTGAAAATGAAGAAATCGCCGAACTTGCCGACTTCTTGTACCGCAATACTGATTTAACCCAGTATATTGCCGATGTTCGAACTGGTCGTATCTACCTAGCCCAGCATACCGACGGCACGTTTAAAAAGTATCGTACCAAAGCGTTCAATGAATATATGCTTGTTGCCGGTATTGCTAACCAGCAGGCGAAAGATTTAGACAACGCTGTTAATGCGAGTAATGCCAAGAAGTTCTGGGATATTTGGTACGCATCAACAAAATTCCTTCCTGTTGCTGAATATAATGGCATTCCTGTTCTTTCCGAAGGTAAAACATGGTTTACCTCGCAATTTAATTTCTTGTTCAATAATTATTTGATGCATGATTTTTCTAATCATCCAGAGTTTGTTACAGCTCTTGAAAATTCGGCTAAAGCTGACTTCGCATTCTGGCGAGACGTTGATGTTGAAGGGGTTGAGTTAAAAGAATATGAATGGGGGAGTGGTGCAGGCTCTTGTCCAAATGGCTACTGTGTTGACCGGTTCCATTTCGATGGTGATCGCCAGTTCAACCATAACCTAGTGGTTTCACCACATATTTTGGCTGGTTATATTCCATTTAATGATAGGGCGAAAGCCGATTTGATTTCGACTTATCGTGACAACACGATTAATGCTAAACACGAACTTGAAGGTGGCTACGAAATTCTTTGGCGTTATAGCCACGACCAACCTGAGTGGAAAGCTGAGTTTATAGAAGGTGTTGATTTCTCGACGTTTTTGTTCGGTCTTGCGGCAATGCCGGAGCATTTAGGCATGGATTTCTTCAATAAATACAACAACTACTTTGAGTAGTTAACGTCTTCTTTTGTTTCTTAGGGTAATTTCACAGTTTGTATCATTGTTGTTTTCTCCCAGCAGAAATGTTGGGAGTTTTTTTTATTTGAAAATTACCCGAATTAAATATTTACACTTATTTAATATTCAAATCATTTAGAACAATTTATTAAAGGCGTAATTGTCATTAATAAGTAGTACTTAATCCTGATCACATTTTAGGTCGGTTGAATTGACGCATTTAGTCGAAACGTTTATATTTGTGGGGTGAAAAGGACGTAATTCACTCAATGCGATTAACTTGGCAGTTTGGCTTGTTATTTTACTGAGTCGTTTGTGCACGGAAAAGCACATACCGTTGTTTTATCGCTATGCGTAAAGGTAAAAAATAGCTTGATGTTATCAAGTTGTTTAATCTTATATTAGGCAAGGACAATATGAATATTAAACGCTCAACCCTTTCGAAGGGGATTGGCTTATTATTAGCTTCGTCTGCAATGACCAGTGTTGCCGCGGAGCAAGAAAGACCAAACATTCTATTTATTTTTTCTGATGACCATGCCAACCAGGCTATCAGTGCATACAACCCGACTTTAGGTCAAACGCCGAATATTGATCGTATTGCCAATGAAGGGGCAATTTTCGAGCGCGCTTTCGTCACCAACTCTATTTGCCAGCCAAGCCGTGCATCGGTTATGACAGGCAAGCATTCTCATAAGAATGGCGTGCTTGATAACACCTCTCGTTGGAACCCTAATCAAGTTATCTTCCCTAAGATCCTTGAACAGAACGGCTATGATACGGCTCTGATTGGTAAGTGGCACATGCACCCGACACCGGTTAAAGAGTTTGGCTATTCACTAGTGCTTAACGGTGCGGGTGGCCAGGGTACTTACTACAACCCAGAGTTTATTGACCAAGAAGGCAAAACTCGCGTTATCGAGGGTTACTCGACGGATCTGATTACGGACATGTCACTGGAATGGCTTGAAGAGTCTTGGGATGAAGATA
It contains:
- a CDS encoding putative mucin-desulfating sulfatase (N-acetylglucosamine-6-sulfatase) (COG3119); the encoded protein is MNLRYSKIFKNLTMLMAASSVIAPVAVAEPVSTEQPNIIFIFSDDHANRAISAYGSDLVKTPNIDRIANEGAIFENTFVGNSICQPSRASVMTGKHSHKNGVTDNSARWNPNQVAFPKLLEQAGYDTALIGKWHMAPTPVNEFGYSIVLSGSGRQGTYYQPEFVDQKGKKTVVEGYSADVITDMSLDWMKQHADSDKPFLIKIQYKAPHTPRRPALRHLTTFKDHVFPEPATLHDDYNTRGDHAQRAWMQLYGMGPVGINAFPPAATTPERAKVREDWLASMNPRERKTHEQWMERMNQEQRDAWHAAYDDINVEYWEMQKDPKYARRRGNLTTEQKADRLSYMYQRFMRDYAATVLGIDENVGRVLDYVDQAGIADNTIVVYSSDQSFFIGEHGWAEKRYMYEEGMKMPFLIRWPGHIEAGLRPDAMIQNIDFAPTFLESAGVDIPQEMQGKSFKALLEGKVSDEQWHKERPAVYYHYYMHGAHNVPRHDGVRTERYKLIDFYSQNGGKGEFELYDLETDPYEVNNVYADPKYAEVREMMHGQLKEARNNYEVPDDVFEVPYVYMNRKERRELGLIK
- a CDS encoding hypothetical protein (COG5368) — protein: MKKKLAALLIGTMLLPGMAFAQTAANDTVISETVKSDQEIIDSLYRGGYAYWQQLRNENGTYEDKLFLNGDRSYVGSIANSGMGLIALTIGHANGWEPEAEQLALVTLRKLAGRDPNFAVPQNATNTFIHFYNTKTGEAVGDDWSPVDSAIMIYGALFVKNYFSENEEIAELADFLYRNTDLTQYIADVRTGRIYLAQHTDGTFKKYRTKAFNEYMLVAGIANQQAKDLDNAVNASNAKKFWDIWYASTKFLPVAEYNGIPVLSEGKTWFTSQFNFLFNNYLMHDFSNHPEFVTALENSAKADFAFWRDVDVEGVELKEYEWGSGAGSCPNGYCVDRFHFDGDRQFNHNLVVSPHILAGYIPFNDRAKADLISTYRDNTINAKHELEGGYEILWRYSHDQPEWKAEFIEGVDFSTFLFGLAAMPEHLGMDFFNKYNNYFE